In Micromonospora sp. WMMD980, the following are encoded in one genomic region:
- a CDS encoding acetyl-CoA C-acetyltransferase → MPIESPRDAVIVATARSPIGRAFKGSLREVRPDDLAATIVQAALDKVPGLDPTTIDDLYLGCGLPGGEQGFNMARVVATLLGLDGLPGATLTRYCASSLQTTRMAMHAIRAGEGDVFVSAGVEMVSRYARGNSDTLPPEAQALVGGGWENPRFAQARERSKARAQGGAEVWADPRESGELPDVYLAMGQTAENLAQVHDVTREDMDAFGVRSQNLAEKAIADGFWAREITPVTTPDGTVVGADDGPRPGVTLEAVSGLKPVFRPDGRITAGNCCPLNDGAAAVVIMSAERAAELGLTPLARIVSTGVTALSPEIMGLGPVEASRQALGRAGMTIDDVDLVEINEAFAAQVIPSYRQLGIPEEKLNVMGGAIAVGHPFGMTGARITGTLLNALEWHDKTIGLETMCVGGGQGMAMVLERLS, encoded by the coding sequence ATGCCGATTGAGTCGCCCCGCGACGCCGTCATCGTCGCCACCGCCCGGTCCCCCATCGGCCGCGCGTTCAAGGGTTCCCTGCGCGAGGTCCGCCCGGACGACCTCGCCGCCACCATCGTCCAGGCCGCCCTCGACAAGGTGCCGGGGCTCGATCCGACCACCATCGACGACCTCTACCTCGGGTGCGGGCTGCCCGGCGGCGAGCAGGGCTTCAACATGGCCCGGGTGGTCGCCACGCTGCTGGGCCTGGACGGGCTGCCCGGCGCCACGCTGACCCGCTACTGCGCCTCCTCGCTCCAGACCACCCGGATGGCGATGCACGCGATCCGGGCCGGCGAGGGCGACGTGTTCGTCTCGGCCGGCGTGGAGATGGTTTCCCGCTACGCCCGGGGCAACTCGGACACCCTGCCCCCGGAGGCGCAGGCGCTCGTCGGCGGCGGCTGGGAGAACCCGCGCTTCGCGCAGGCGCGCGAGCGGTCGAAGGCCCGCGCGCAGGGCGGCGCCGAGGTGTGGGCCGACCCGCGGGAGTCCGGCGAGCTGCCGGACGTCTACCTCGCCATGGGTCAGACCGCGGAGAACCTGGCCCAGGTCCACGACGTCACCCGCGAGGACATGGACGCGTTCGGCGTCCGCAGCCAGAACCTGGCCGAGAAGGCGATCGCGGACGGCTTCTGGGCCCGCGAGATCACCCCCGTCACCACGCCCGACGGCACGGTGGTCGGCGCTGACGACGGCCCGCGTCCCGGGGTGACCCTGGAGGCGGTGTCCGGGCTCAAGCCGGTGTTCCGTCCGGACGGCCGGATCACCGCCGGCAACTGCTGCCCGCTGAACGACGGCGCCGCCGCCGTGGTGATCATGAGCGCCGAGCGGGCGGCCGAGCTCGGGCTCACCCCGCTGGCGCGGATCGTCTCCACCGGCGTCACCGCGCTCTCCCCGGAGATCATGGGGCTCGGCCCGGTCGAGGCGTCCAGGCAGGCGCTGGGACGGGCCGGCATGACCATCGACGACGTCGACCTGGTGGAGATCAACGAGGCGTTCGCCGCCCAGGTGATCCCGTCGTACCGGCAGCTCGGCATCCCCGAGGAGAAGCTGAACGTGATGGGCGGCGCGATCGCGGTCGGCCACCCGTTCGGTATGACCGGCGCCCGGATCACCGGCACCCTGCTCAACGCGCTGGAGTGGCACGACAAGACCATCGGTCTGGAGACCATGTGCGTCGGCGGCGGCCAGGGCATGGCCATGGTGCTCGAACGCCTGAGCTGA
- a CDS encoding CYTH and CHAD domain-containing protein — MATVVERERKFSGDDGFRLPDLTGCGGVVTVSDATAADLDAVYWDTDDLRLLRSGHALRRRTGGHDAGWHLKVGAVGGARVEHQFPAGAADAGPPSELAALIRGASRGRPVAPAARIVNHRRERRLLDADGRVLAEVAEDDVRSEDLIDGVARTWHEIEVELVDGDEELLDAVAARLAGAGAREVPVSKSHRAVAGRLAGFDDGPPAGPAGPVVGYAREQRDTIVGNHAAAYQGDEDAVHDMRVAARRLRATLRTFRGLWDRRESEALRAELRWIGGELGRVRDTQVMADRLDRAVHDLPDELVLGPVPARIGERFAADLDRSTTTLRAALDADRYSDLLTRLDRLADGPTGEVDRRWVDRRIRRVVRRADDRLDAALGVDGPAGDVELHEARKKYKAARYAVEVREPAVGRPAARLVRRFKALQDLLGTHQDSVVTREVLRRHALRAFAEGENTFTYGLLHARQAEAAGHDRAAVLRARDRARRRKVRRWLRR; from the coding sequence ATGGCGACCGTCGTCGAACGCGAGCGCAAGTTCTCCGGCGATGACGGGTTCCGGCTGCCCGACCTGACCGGGTGCGGTGGCGTCGTGACGGTGTCCGACGCCACCGCCGCCGATCTGGACGCCGTCTACTGGGACACCGACGACCTGCGCCTGCTGCGCAGCGGGCACGCGCTGCGGCGGCGGACCGGTGGGCACGACGCGGGGTGGCACCTGAAGGTGGGCGCGGTCGGCGGCGCCCGGGTCGAGCACCAGTTCCCGGCCGGGGCCGCCGACGCCGGCCCGCCGTCCGAGCTGGCCGCGCTGATCCGCGGCGCGTCCCGGGGCCGCCCGGTCGCTCCGGCGGCGAGGATCGTCAACCACCGCCGCGAACGCCGGCTGCTGGACGCGGACGGTCGGGTGTTGGCCGAGGTCGCCGAGGACGACGTCCGCTCCGAGGATCTCATCGACGGCGTCGCGCGGACGTGGCACGAGATCGAGGTCGAGCTGGTCGACGGCGACGAGGAGCTGCTCGACGCGGTGGCCGCCCGGCTGGCCGGGGCCGGCGCCCGGGAGGTGCCGGTCAGCAAGTCCCACCGCGCGGTCGCCGGGCGCCTGGCCGGGTTCGACGACGGCCCGCCCGCCGGCCCGGCCGGGCCGGTCGTCGGGTACGCCCGGGAGCAGCGGGACACGATCGTCGGCAACCACGCGGCGGCGTACCAGGGGGACGAGGACGCGGTCCACGACATGCGCGTCGCGGCCCGCCGGCTGCGGGCCACCCTGCGGACGTTCCGCGGGCTGTGGGACCGGCGGGAGAGCGAGGCGCTCCGCGCCGAGCTGCGGTGGATCGGCGGTGAGCTGGGCCGGGTCCGCGACACCCAGGTGATGGCCGACCGGCTCGACCGGGCCGTGCACGACCTACCGGACGAGTTGGTGCTCGGCCCGGTCCCCGCGCGGATCGGCGAGCGGTTCGCCGCCGACCTGGACCGGTCGACCACCACGCTGCGGGCGGCCCTGGACGCCGACCGCTATTCCGACCTGCTGACCCGCCTGGACCGGCTGGCCGACGGCCCGACCGGCGAGGTCGACCGCCGATGGGTGGACCGACGGATCCGGCGGGTGGTGCGCCGGGCCGACGACCGGTTGGACGCGGCGCTCGGCGTCGACGGGCCGGCCGGGGACGTCGAGCTGCACGAGGCGCGCAAGAAGTACAAGGCGGCCCGCTACGCGGTCGAGGTCCGCGAACCCGCCGTGGGCCGGCCGGCCGCCCGGCTGGTGAGGCGGTTCAAGGCGCTCCAGGACCTGCTCGGCACCCACCAGGACTCGGTGGTGACCCGGGAGGTGCTGCGCCGCCACGCGCTGCGGGCGTTCGCCGAGGGCGAGAACACGTTCACCTACGGGCTGCTGCACGCCCGCCAGGCCGAGGCCGCCGGCCACGACCGGGCAGCGGTGCTGCGGGCCCGGGACCGGGCCCGACGCCGCAAGGTACGCCGCTGGCTGCGGCGCTGA
- a CDS encoding SGNH/GDSL hydrolase family protein, whose amino-acid sequence MSGLSEAARWGRTAALSLLAGTVGGAAVLAGQAIAARTREYAQPELGLVLRATVGRADAPPLRLVLLGDSSALGVGVDRFEETIGGQLAHLLAEGPTGRRVHLSSVGVSGSRATDLATQVARALLGERPDVAVVLIGANDATALSRPADAAAYLGSAVRRLREAHVEVVVGTCPDLGAVRAVAAPLRQVLGWSGRRMARAQTVAVLDAGGTVVDLGTETGPVFRADAGTLCHDGFHPSADGYRVWAHALLPAVEAAVAVAFRHRRRPPKG is encoded by the coding sequence ATGAGCGGATTGAGTGAGGCGGCCCGGTGGGGCCGGACCGCGGCCCTGTCACTGCTGGCCGGCACCGTGGGCGGGGCGGCGGTCCTGGCCGGTCAGGCCATCGCCGCCCGCACCCGGGAGTACGCGCAACCCGAGCTGGGGCTGGTGCTGCGGGCCACGGTCGGCCGGGCCGACGCGCCACCGCTGCGGCTGGTGCTGCTCGGCGACTCGTCGGCGCTCGGCGTGGGCGTCGACCGGTTCGAGGAGACCATCGGCGGCCAGCTCGCCCACCTGCTCGCCGAGGGCCCGACCGGCCGGCGGGTGCACCTGTCGAGCGTCGGCGTCTCGGGCTCCCGCGCCACCGACCTGGCCACCCAGGTGGCCCGGGCGTTGCTCGGCGAGCGGCCGGACGTGGCGGTGGTGCTGATCGGGGCGAACGACGCCACCGCGCTGAGCCGGCCGGCCGACGCGGCGGCCTACCTCGGCTCGGCGGTCCGCCGGCTGCGCGAGGCCCACGTCGAGGTGGTCGTGGGCACCTGTCCCGATCTCGGCGCGGTCCGCGCGGTCGCGGCCCCGCTGCGGCAGGTGCTCGGCTGGTCCGGCCGGCGGATGGCGCGAGCCCAGACGGTGGCCGTGCTCGACGCCGGGGGCACGGTGGTCGACCTGGGCACCGAAACCGGCCCGGTGTTCCGGGCCGACGCCGGCACGCTCTGCCACGACGGCTTCCATCCGTCCGCCGACGGCTACCGGGTGTGGGCGCACGCGCTGCTCCCGGCGGTCGAGGCGGCGGTCGCGGTCGCGTTCCGGCACCGACGCCGGCCGCCGAAGGGGTGA
- a CDS encoding trypsin-like peptidase domain-containing protein, producing the protein MDTEDTGRADDAALDAYSRVVTGVAAKVLPAVAALSVRTPRGAGAGSAVVIDPDGLLLTSAHVVQGANGGVAAFGDGTETRFRVVGADPLSDLAVLRAEEVGVSPVELGAADRLRIGQLVVAVGNPMGLAGSVTAGVVSGLGRSLPARDGRLVRLIEDVIQTDAALNPGNSGGALADSAGRVVGVNTAVAGYGLGLAVPVNPTTRQIVADLTGQGRVRRAWLGVAGAPVPLPPEVTARTGQRRGLRVVEVVPGSPAGIYLGDVIVSVGGRPVRDGQSLQRLMLGPAIGVRLPVTLLRKGAYVDVVAVPTELGAR; encoded by the coding sequence ATGGACACCGAGGACACCGGGCGGGCCGACGACGCCGCGCTCGACGCGTACTCCCGGGTGGTGACCGGCGTGGCGGCGAAGGTGCTGCCCGCGGTCGCGGCCCTGTCGGTGCGGACGCCGCGCGGCGCGGGCGCCGGCTCGGCCGTGGTGATCGACCCGGACGGGTTGCTGCTGACCAGCGCGCACGTCGTGCAGGGCGCGAACGGCGGCGTGGCCGCCTTCGGCGACGGCACCGAGACCCGGTTCCGGGTGGTCGGCGCGGACCCGCTGTCGGATCTGGCCGTGCTGCGCGCCGAGGAGGTCGGCGTGTCGCCGGTCGAGCTGGGCGCCGCCGACCGGCTGCGGATCGGGCAACTGGTGGTCGCCGTCGGCAACCCCATGGGGCTCGCCGGGTCGGTCACCGCCGGCGTGGTCTCCGGGCTGGGCCGCTCGCTGCCCGCGCGGGACGGTCGGCTGGTCCGGCTGATCGAGGACGTCATCCAGACCGACGCCGCGCTCAACCCCGGCAACTCGGGCGGAGCGCTCGCCGACTCCGCCGGCCGCGTCGTGGGGGTGAACACCGCGGTCGCCGGGTACGGGCTGGGGTTGGCCGTGCCGGTGAACCCCACCACCCGGCAGATCGTCGCCGACCTGACCGGGCAGGGGCGGGTGCGGCGGGCGTGGCTGGGGGTGGCCGGCGCGCCGGTGCCGCTGCCGCCGGAGGTGACCGCGCGAACCGGCCAGCGGCGCGGGCTGCGGGTGGTGGAGGTGGTGCCGGGCAGCCCGGCCGGGATCTACCTCGGCGACGTGATCGTCTCGGTGGGCGGGCGACCGGTGCGGGACGGGCAGAGCCTGCAACGGCTGATGCTCGGCCCGGCCATCGGCGTCCGGTTGCCGGTGACCCTGCTGCGCAAGGGAGCGTACGTCGACGTGGTGGCGGTCCCCACCGAGCTGGGTGCCCGGTGA
- a CDS encoding osmoprotectant NAGGN system M42 family peptidase: MTARKPEPLKLDLEYLRQVLVELLEIPSPSGRTDHIQQYVGERLSALGISSTLTRRGALSACLPGPRATGADRAVVVHTDTIGGMVKRLKENGRLEINPIGTHSARFAEGAHVRIFTDDLDRVVTGQILPLKASGHRYNEAVDLQGVGWELVEVRVDEPVTDEAGLRALGIDTGDFVALLPNPSITPSGYVKSRHLDDKAGVAAVLTAFKAMVDAGVTPAVTAHLLVTVTEEIGHGASHGLDPDVAEIVSVDAAVVAPGQQSRENAATLAMGDGVGPFDYHLTRNLASIAKEHGVDLVRDVFDYYRSDAASAVEAGAHARVALLGFGVDATHGHERTHLDGLHQLTQLLCLYLQSPLVFPEWDAEPEGDLANFPSLAVQPAHTDGPREGPIGVE, from the coding sequence ATGACCGCACGGAAACCCGAACCGCTCAAGCTCGACCTCGAATATCTGCGCCAGGTGCTGGTGGAACTGCTGGAGATCCCCAGCCCGTCCGGGCGTACCGACCACATCCAGCAGTACGTGGGCGAACGGCTCTCCGCGCTCGGGATCAGCTCCACGCTGACCCGGCGCGGGGCGCTGAGCGCCTGCCTGCCCGGGCCCCGGGCCACCGGCGCGGACCGCGCGGTCGTGGTGCACACCGACACCATCGGCGGCATGGTGAAGCGGCTCAAGGAGAACGGCCGGCTGGAGATCAATCCGATCGGCACGCACAGCGCCCGCTTCGCCGAGGGCGCCCACGTGCGGATCTTCACCGACGACCTGGACCGGGTGGTCACCGGCCAGATCCTTCCGCTGAAGGCGAGCGGGCACCGCTACAACGAGGCGGTCGACCTGCAGGGCGTCGGCTGGGAGCTGGTCGAGGTCCGGGTGGACGAGCCGGTCACCGACGAGGCCGGCCTGCGGGCGCTCGGCATCGACACCGGCGACTTCGTAGCGCTGCTGCCCAACCCGTCGATCACCCCCAGCGGGTACGTGAAATCCCGCCACCTGGACGACAAGGCCGGCGTCGCCGCCGTGCTGACCGCGTTCAAGGCGATGGTCGACGCGGGCGTCACCCCGGCGGTCACCGCGCACCTGCTGGTCACCGTCACCGAGGAGATCGGCCACGGCGCCAGCCACGGGCTCGACCCGGACGTGGCGGAGATCGTCTCGGTGGACGCGGCGGTGGTCGCGCCCGGCCAGCAGTCCCGGGAGAACGCCGCCACCCTGGCCATGGGCGACGGCGTCGGACCGTTCGACTACCACCTGACCCGCAACCTGGCCTCGATCGCCAAGGAGCACGGCGTCGACCTGGTCCGGGACGTGTTCGACTACTACCGCTCGGACGCGGCGTCGGCGGTCGAGGCCGGGGCGCACGCCCGGGTGGCGCTGCTCGGCTTCGGCGTGGACGCCACCCACGGCCACGAGCGCACCCACCTCGACGGCCTGCACCAGCTCACCCAGTTGCTCTGCCTCTATCTGCAGAGCCCGCTGGTCTTCCCCGAGTGGGACGCCGAGCCCGAGGGCGACCTGGCCAACTTCCCGTCGCTGGCGGTGCAGCCCGCGCACACCGACGGCCCTCGCGAGGGTCCGATCGGCGTGGAGTGA
- a CDS encoding cystathionine beta-synthase: MQYYDNVVELIGNTPLVRLRNVTEGIQATVLAKVEYVNPGGSVKDRIALRMVEDAEKAGILGPGGTIVEPTSGNTGVGLALVAQLKGYRCVFVCPDKVSQDKQDVLRAYGAEVVVCPTAVAPEDPRSYYNVSDRLAREIPGAWKPDQYSNPANPRSHYETTGPELWRQTEGKITHFVTGVGTGGTITGIGRYLKEASEGRVKVIGADPEGSVYSGGTGRPYLVEGVGEDFWPTTYDRSIADEIVEVSDKQSFEMTRRLAREEGLLVGGSCGMAVVGALEVARKAGPDDVIVVLLPDGGRGYLSKIFNDRWMARYGFLDDSGTEPTVADALAGKPGGLPELVHVHPTETVRDAIDYMREYGVSQLPVLKAEPPVVTGEVAGSIAERDLLDALFTGQAHLHDTIERHMGEPLPMIGGGQPVSEAVGLLEKADAALVLVDGKPKGVLTRQDLLAHLGAH; this comes from the coding sequence GTGCAGTACTACGACAACGTCGTCGAGCTGATCGGCAACACCCCGCTGGTCCGCCTGCGCAACGTCACCGAGGGCATCCAGGCGACGGTGCTGGCGAAGGTGGAATACGTCAACCCCGGCGGTTCGGTCAAGGACCGGATCGCGCTGCGGATGGTGGAGGACGCCGAGAAGGCCGGCATCCTCGGCCCGGGCGGCACGATCGTGGAGCCGACCAGCGGCAACACCGGCGTCGGGCTGGCCCTGGTGGCCCAGCTCAAGGGTTACCGCTGCGTCTTCGTCTGCCCCGACAAGGTCAGCCAGGACAAGCAGGACGTGCTGCGGGCGTACGGTGCCGAGGTGGTGGTCTGCCCGACCGCTGTCGCGCCGGAGGACCCGCGCTCCTACTACAACGTCTCCGACCGGCTGGCCCGGGAGATCCCCGGCGCGTGGAAGCCCGACCAGTACAGCAACCCGGCCAACCCGCGTTCGCACTACGAGACCACCGGCCCGGAGCTGTGGCGGCAGACCGAGGGGAAGATCACCCACTTCGTCACCGGTGTCGGCACCGGCGGCACCATCACCGGCATCGGCCGTTACCTCAAGGAGGCGTCGGAGGGCCGGGTCAAGGTGATCGGCGCGGACCCGGAGGGCTCGGTCTACTCCGGCGGCACCGGCCGGCCCTACCTGGTCGAGGGCGTCGGCGAGGACTTCTGGCCGACGACGTACGACCGGTCGATCGCCGACGAGATCGTCGAGGTGTCCGACAAGCAGTCCTTCGAGATGACCCGACGGCTGGCCCGGGAGGAGGGGCTGCTGGTCGGCGGCTCCTGCGGCATGGCCGTGGTGGGCGCGCTGGAGGTGGCCCGTAAGGCCGGCCCGGACGACGTGATCGTGGTGCTGCTGCCGGACGGCGGCCGGGGCTACCTGTCGAAGATCTTCAACGACAGGTGGATGGCGCGCTACGGCTTCCTGGACGACTCGGGCACCGAGCCGACCGTGGCCGACGCGCTCGCCGGCAAGCCGGGGGGCCTGCCCGAGCTGGTGCACGTGCACCCGACCGAGACGGTCCGCGACGCCATCGACTACATGCGGGAATACGGCGTCTCCCAGCTCCCGGTGCTCAAGGCCGAGCCGCCGGTGGTGACCGGCGAGGTGGCCGGCTCGATCGCCGAGCGGGACCTGCTCGACGCGCTCTTCACCGGCCAGGCCCACCTGCACGACACGATCGAGCGGCACATGGGCGAGCCGCTGCCGATGATCGGCGGCGGGCAGCCGGTCAGCGAGGCGGTCGGGCTGCTGGAGAAGGCCGACGCGGCGCTGGTGCTCGTCGACGGCAAGCCCAAGGGCGTCCTCACCCGCCAGGACCTGCTCGCCCACCTCGGCGCCCACTGA
- a CDS encoding GNAT family N-acetyltransferase, which produces MTVSLRPATEADLMAVGALHQRSRVAAYSSFLPPEALADPSEEAMGYYWVERLTWEGADHRMTVVERDGRLVGFSYLGPDDEGDPATGLLNAIHLEPDERGRGTGRALMVDALAAMRDRGWTRAALWVLKDNAAGRRFYERGGWRATGERRTDRIGTALVPQLRYTHAV; this is translated from the coding sequence GTGACCGTCTCCTTACGCCCCGCGACCGAGGCCGACCTGATGGCGGTCGGCGCCCTGCACCAGCGTTCCCGGGTGGCGGCGTACTCGTCGTTCCTGCCGCCGGAGGCGCTGGCCGACCCCAGCGAGGAGGCGATGGGCTACTACTGGGTGGAGCGGCTGACCTGGGAGGGCGCGGACCACCGGATGACTGTGGTCGAGCGGGACGGGCGGCTGGTGGGCTTCAGCTACCTGGGTCCGGACGACGAGGGCGACCCGGCGACCGGCCTGCTCAACGCCATCCACCTGGAGCCGGACGAGCGGGGCCGGGGCACCGGGCGGGCGCTGATGGTGGACGCGCTGGCCGCCATGCGGGACCGGGGCTGGACGCGGGCGGCGCTGTGGGTGCTGAAGGACAACGCCGCCGGGCGCCGCTTCTACGAGCGCGGCGGCTGGCGCGCCACCGGCGAGCGGCGCACCGACCGCATCGGCACCGCCCTCGTCCCCCAGCTCCGCTACACGCACGCGGTGTAA
- a CDS encoding SGNH/GDSL hydrolase family protein, whose translation MGDAGSVAPVRRRRAWRIARLAAIGTGATVAATAATGGVLLGQARQARRTIPMAEAPPPRCDGVYGARFPGRPVTMVVLGDSSAAGYGVHRRRETPGSLLATGLSRRLHQPVRLHRFAVVGALSAGLKPQVESALEVAPDVAVVLVGGNDVTNRTPPAMAVRYLVDAVRTLRAAGCEVVVGTCPDLGTIRPIQPPLRWLARRWSRQLAAAQTVAVVEAGGRTVSLGDLLGPRFAAEPGRMFAWDRFHPSAEGYAMAAAALLPTVLSALGAAPERRSSLAGLEGVRSLPEAAHAAARHAGTEVSGAQLRGRDRGPGGRWAQLRRRAFFGVGVVPRTGTAADPATLEGTA comes from the coding sequence ATGGGGGACGCTGGTTCCGTCGCGCCGGTCCGCCGGCGACGCGCCTGGCGGATCGCCCGCCTCGCGGCGATCGGCACGGGCGCCACGGTGGCGGCCACGGCTGCCACCGGTGGGGTGCTGCTCGGGCAGGCCCGGCAGGCCCGGCGCACCATCCCGATGGCCGAGGCGCCCCCGCCACGGTGTGACGGCGTCTACGGCGCGCGCTTCCCCGGCCGGCCGGTCACCATGGTCGTCCTGGGTGACTCCTCCGCCGCCGGCTACGGCGTGCACCGGCGCCGCGAGACGCCCGGCTCGCTGCTGGCCACCGGGCTGTCCCGCCGCCTGCACCAGCCGGTCCGGCTGCACCGGTTCGCCGTGGTGGGCGCCCTGTCCGCCGGTCTGAAGCCGCAGGTCGAGTCCGCGCTGGAGGTCGCGCCGGACGTCGCGGTCGTGCTGGTGGGCGGCAACGACGTCACCAACCGGACCCCGCCCGCGATGGCGGTGCGCTACCTGGTCGACGCGGTTCGCACGCTGCGCGCCGCCGGTTGCGAGGTGGTCGTCGGCACCTGCCCCGACCTGGGCACGATCCGGCCGATCCAACCGCCGCTGCGATGGTTGGCCCGGCGCTGGAGCCGCCAGTTGGCGGCCGCCCAGACGGTCGCCGTGGTGGAGGCGGGCGGCCGGACGGTCTCCCTCGGCGATCTGCTGGGGCCGCGGTTCGCCGCCGAGCCCGGCCGGATGTTCGCCTGGGACCGTTTCCACCCGTCCGCGGAGGGTTACGCCATGGCCGCGGCGGCGCTGCTGCCCACCGTGCTCTCCGCGCTGGGGGCGGCGCCCGAGCGCAGGTCTTCGCTTGCCGGCCTGGAAGGCGTACGGTCGCTCCCGGAGGCCGCCCACGCGGCGGCCCGGCACGCCGGCACCGAGGTCAGTGGCGCCCAGCTACGGGGTCGCGACCGCGGGCCCGGCGGGCGGTGGGCCCAGCTTCGCCGGCGGGCCTTCTTCGGCGTCGGCGTGGTGCCCCGGACCGGCACCGCCGCCGACCCGGCGACGCTGGAGGGAACGGCATGA
- a CDS encoding ribonuclease Z yields the protein MSMRELVVLGTASQAPTRARNHNGYLLRWDDEVILFDPGEGSQRQMLHTGITATDLTRICVTHFHGDHCLGLPGMIQRLSLDRVPRPVAVHFPAGGAEYFARLRHASSFHETAELAVEPIDADGQRISLGIGTLEARRLRHPVETYGYRLVEPDGCRLLPERLSAYGIAGPAVGTLLREGHLDLDGRRVSRDEVSVVRPGQRFAFVMDTGLCDGVYALAEHADLLVIESTFLASEAALAAEVGHLTAGQAARVATESGVRTLVLTHFSQRYADPRRFHDEAREHFTGDLVIAEDLRTVPVPPRRVPSPG from the coding sequence TTGTCGATGCGCGAGCTGGTGGTGCTCGGTACGGCCAGCCAGGCCCCCACCCGGGCGCGCAACCACAACGGCTACCTGCTGCGCTGGGACGACGAGGTGATCCTCTTCGACCCGGGCGAGGGCAGCCAGCGCCAGATGCTGCACACCGGGATCACCGCCACCGACCTGACCCGGATCTGCGTCACCCACTTCCACGGCGACCACTGTCTCGGGCTGCCCGGCATGATCCAGCGGCTCTCCCTGGACCGGGTGCCCCGCCCGGTGGCCGTGCACTTCCCGGCCGGCGGCGCCGAATACTTCGCCCGGCTGCGCCACGCGTCCAGCTTCCACGAGACCGCCGAGCTGGCCGTCGAGCCGATCGACGCCGACGGGCAGCGGATCAGCCTGGGCATCGGCACGCTGGAGGCGCGCCGGCTGCGGCACCCCGTCGAGACGTACGGCTACCGGCTGGTCGAGCCGGACGGCTGCCGGCTGCTCCCGGAGCGGTTGTCCGCGTACGGCATCGCCGGTCCGGCGGTCGGAACGCTGCTCCGCGAGGGCCACCTGGACCTCGACGGGCGTCGCGTCAGCCGGGACGAGGTGAGCGTCGTCCGACCGGGGCAGCGGTTCGCGTTCGTGATGGACACCGGGCTCTGCGACGGGGTGTACGCGCTGGCCGAGCACGCCGACCTGCTGGTCATCGAATCGACGTTCCTGGCGTCGGAGGCCGCACTCGCCGCCGAGGTCGGCCACCTCACGGCGGGGCAGGCCGCGCGGGTGGCGACCGAGTCGGGGGTACGCACGCTCGTGCTCACCCACTTCTCCCAGCGGTACGCCGACCCGCGCCGGTTCCACGACGAGGCCCGGGAACACTTCACCGGGGACCTGGTGATCGCCGAGGACCTGCGGACGGTGCCGGTGCCGCCCCGGCGGGTACCGTCGCCGGGGTGA
- a CDS encoding YkvA family protein, giving the protein MGKTLKRSAAFAALARALAAGARGGPSLGVRLAALPRMIRATSRREYDGGLRLALMAGAAAYVVSPIDLLPEIPLAIFGLADDAVMVTWLAGSVLAETERFLEWEARRGSVIPGHVAP; this is encoded by the coding sequence ATGGGAAAGACGTTGAAGCGCAGCGCCGCGTTCGCCGCGCTGGCCCGGGCGCTGGCGGCCGGGGCGCGCGGCGGGCCGTCGCTGGGCGTCCGGTTGGCGGCGCTGCCCCGGATGATCCGGGCGACCAGCCGTAGGGAGTACGACGGCGGGCTGCGGCTGGCGCTGATGGCCGGGGCGGCGGCGTACGTCGTCTCCCCGATCGACCTGCTGCCGGAGATCCCGTTGGCGATCTTCGGGCTGGCCGACGACGCGGTCATGGTCACCTGGCTGGCCGGCAGCGTGCTCGCCGAGACCGAACGGTTCCTGGAGTGGGAGGCACGTCGCGGCTCCGTCATCCCGGGGCATGTGGCCCCCTGA